Within the Marixanthomonas sp. SCSIO 43207 genome, the region ATAGTAATTGCGTGGCCCATTCCGCTTTGCGGTGAGTCTGGTGCTACTACACAAACGTCTCCAATTGTATTCATAACTTCTATTAGCGCTCGTATTCCGGGAGCAGTAATTCCATCGTCATTGGTAACTAAAATAAGTGGTTTTTTCTTTGTCATAACGTGAATTTGAAAACGTAAAAATACAATTTTATGATGGGGTATACTTTAAGAAATAGTTTCATTTTTCTTGAAATAGATAATATCATTGCACCCCGAATTCAATTTTCGTAATTTTGAAGAAACAATTCTTTTCAAAATATAGTATGCGAAAAATACAAATGGTCGATTTAAAAGGCCAATATGAACATATTAAAGATCAAGTAAATCAATCTGTTCTAGAAGTTATTGATTCTACAGCTTTTATTAATGGTCCTGAAGTACAACAATTTCAAAAGGAACTAGAAGAATACTTAGATGTAAAACACGTTATTCCTTGTGCAAATGGTACCGATGCGTTACAAATTGCTATGATGGGTTTAGGGTTAAAACCCGGAGATGAAGTTATTACAGCAGATTTTACTTTTGCAGCTACTGTTGAAGTGATTGCTCTATTAGGCTTAACCCCTGTTCTAGTTGATGTTGATCCTGTAAATTTCAATATTGATGTAGAAGCTATTAAAAAAGCAATCACACCAAAAACAAAAGCTATTGTACCTGTTCATTTATTTGGTCTAGCTGCCAATATGGATGAAATTATGCAAATTGCTAATGACAATAACTTATATGTTATAGAAGATAATGCACAAGCCATTGGCGGCACGTATACCTCAAAAGATGGTACAAAAACAAAAACAGGGACTATTGGCCACGTAGGTTCTACTTCATTTTTTCCTTCAAAAAATTTAGGTTGCTATGGAGATGGTGGTGCTATTTTTACAAATGACGATGATTTGGCTCATACTATAAGAGGAATTGTTAATCATGGAATGTACGTAAGGTATCATCATGATGTTGTGGGCGTAAACTCAAGACTAGACTCCATACAAGCGGCAGTTTTACGTGCAAAGCTACCTCATTTAGACACCTACAACGCTTCAAGAAGAAATGCGGCAAGGAAATATTCAAAAGCTTTTAATGGCATTGAAAATATCATTATTCCTACCGGGTATTGCGAAGCCGAAAACGCTGTTTGTGATGTATGTGATTGTCACGTGTTTCATCAATATACACTTCGGGTTTTAAATACAGATCGAGATGCTTTGGTTAATCATTTAAATGAAAACGGAATCCCTTGTGGTGTTTATTACCCAATTCCTCTTCATCTTCAAAAAGCATATAAAGATGAACGCTATAATGAGTCTGACTTTTCAGTAACCAATCAATTGGTTAAAGAGGTTATTTCACTCCCTATGCACACTGAACTAGATGATGAACAAATTGAATATATTACCACAACTGTAATCAACTTTGTAACTAACTAATGAAAAAAATATTAGTTACCGGCGGTCTTGGTTACATTGGTTCTCACACCGTTGTTGAACTTCAAAATGCAGGTTTTGAAGTAGTAATTATAGACAATTTATCAAATTCATCACTCGATGTTTTGGGAGGCATTACCAATATCACCTCTCAACCTCCTACATTTGAACGTTTAGATTTACGAAATAAATCGAAGGTAACAGAATTTTTCAAACTCCATAAAAACATAGAAGGAGTTATACATTTTGCCGCTAGTAAAGCTGTTGGTGAGAGTGTAAAAAACCCACTTCTATACTATGAAAACAACATTAACACCCTTGTTTATTTATTGCAAGAATGCAAAGCACACAAGATAAACAACTTTATTTTCAGTTCATCTTGCACTGTTTATGGCGAACCAGACAGCCTGCCTATTACAGAAACTGCACCTGTAAAAAAGGCGATGTCTCCCTACGGAAATACCAAACAAATAAATGAAGAGATTTTAATTGACACTTGTGCGTCCTCTCAACTACAATCTATTGCTTTACGGTATTTCAACCCTATTGGCGCCCATGAAACAGCAGAAATAGGCGAATTACCTATTGGTGTGCCTCAAAATCTTGTTCCGTTTATTACACAATCTGCAGCCGGAATAAGAGAACAACTATCTGTTTTTGGCAACGATTATAATACTCCAGATGGAAGTTGTATAAGAGATTACATTCACGTTGTAGATCTAGCAAAAGCCCACGTGGTTGCACTTCAAAGATTACTAGAGCAAAAAAATAAAAGTTCGTTTGAAGTTTTTAATATAGGAACGGGACAGGGAAACTCGGTTTTTGAAGTTATCAAAGCATTTGAAAACGTTACCGGAAAGAAATTAAACTATAATGTTGTGGAAAGACGCTCTGGTGATGTAACTGCTGTTTATGCAGATACAACAAAAGCTAATGAAGAATTAGGCTGGAAAGCAGAAAAAACCATTCAACAAGCATTAGCTTCAGCTTGGAAATGGGAGCAAAAAATCCGAAATAAAGCGTAACTTTAGTTTTTCTTATTCACTTTTTAAACTTCAACTTATGAAAACAAAGTTCGTTTGTATTCTTTTCGTGTTAT harbors:
- a CDS encoding DegT/DnrJ/EryC1/StrS aminotransferase family protein; amino-acid sequence: MRKIQMVDLKGQYEHIKDQVNQSVLEVIDSTAFINGPEVQQFQKELEEYLDVKHVIPCANGTDALQIAMMGLGLKPGDEVITADFTFAATVEVIALLGLTPVLVDVDPVNFNIDVEAIKKAITPKTKAIVPVHLFGLAANMDEIMQIANDNNLYVIEDNAQAIGGTYTSKDGTKTKTGTIGHVGSTSFFPSKNLGCYGDGGAIFTNDDDLAHTIRGIVNHGMYVRYHHDVVGVNSRLDSIQAAVLRAKLPHLDTYNASRRNAARKYSKAFNGIENIIIPTGYCEAENAVCDVCDCHVFHQYTLRVLNTDRDALVNHLNENGIPCGVYYPIPLHLQKAYKDERYNESDFSVTNQLVKEVISLPMHTELDDEQIEYITTTVINFVTN
- the galE gene encoding UDP-glucose 4-epimerase GalE, coding for MKKILVTGGLGYIGSHTVVELQNAGFEVVIIDNLSNSSLDVLGGITNITSQPPTFERLDLRNKSKVTEFFKLHKNIEGVIHFAASKAVGESVKNPLLYYENNINTLVYLLQECKAHKINNFIFSSSCTVYGEPDSLPITETAPVKKAMSPYGNTKQINEEILIDTCASSQLQSIALRYFNPIGAHETAEIGELPIGVPQNLVPFITQSAAGIREQLSVFGNDYNTPDGSCIRDYIHVVDLAKAHVVALQRLLEQKNKSSFEVFNIGTGQGNSVFEVIKAFENVTGKKLNYNVVERRSGDVTAVYADTTKANEELGWKAEKTIQQALASAWKWEQKIRNKA